Proteins encoded together in one Pogoniulus pusillus isolate bPogPus1 chromosome 18, bPogPus1.pri, whole genome shotgun sequence window:
- the LOC135183542 gene encoding cytochrome c oxidase assembly protein COX20, mitochondrial isoform X1, translating into MADEGDSEPKKSFKLLGFLDVKSIPCARESVLYGSLGSFVVGLGHFLATSRVRRSCDFAVGGFICTMLGYWFYCRYNLAQHRIRQRMLKEGMRNKILFEGSSLDPERKQTGNERSDS; encoded by the exons ATGGCGGATGAGGGCGACTCTGAGCCGAAGAAG tcctttaaaCTCCTGGGATTTCTTGATGTTAAGAGTATCCCTTGTGCACGAGAATCAGTGCTCTATGGCTCCCTGGGATCTTTCGTTGTGGGTCTTGGACACTTCTTAGCAACTA GTAGAGTTAGAAGATCTTGTGACTTTGCAGTTGGTGGCTTTATTTGCACAATGCTAGGATACTG GTTTTATTGTCGGTACAATTTGGCTCAGCACAGGATCCGTCAAAGAATGCTTAAGGAAGGAATGAGAAACAAAATTTTGTTTGAAGGCAGTTCTCTTGatccagaaagaaaacaaactggcAATGAAAGAAGTGATTCATAG
- the LOC135183542 gene encoding cytochrome c oxidase assembly protein COX20, mitochondrial isoform X2, with amino-acid sequence MPSPPEPGPKQKLSLPSFKLLGFLDVKSIPCARESVLYGSLGSFVVGLGHFLATSRVRRSCDFAVGGFICTMLGYWFYCRYNLAQHRIRQRMLKEGMRNKILFEGSSLDPERKQTGNERSDS; translated from the exons ATGCCCAGTCCCCCTGAACCAGGCCCAAAGCAAAAATTATCTCTTCCT tcctttaaaCTCCTGGGATTTCTTGATGTTAAGAGTATCCCTTGTGCACGAGAATCAGTGCTCTATGGCTCCCTGGGATCTTTCGTTGTGGGTCTTGGACACTTCTTAGCAACTA GTAGAGTTAGAAGATCTTGTGACTTTGCAGTTGGTGGCTTTATTTGCACAATGCTAGGATACTG GTTTTATTGTCGGTACAATTTGGCTCAGCACAGGATCCGTCAAAGAATGCTTAAGGAAGGAATGAGAAACAAAATTTTGTTTGAAGGCAGTTCTCTTGatccagaaagaaaacaaactggcAATGAAAGAAGTGATTCATAG